In a genomic window of Sporosarcina trichiuri:
- a CDS encoding spore germination protein: MADSKQQTMPKFMKTLTDALPKSYDVLHVPLSSNGQSAQLLYLKTVVDGAVLQETIIKPFFETADERMFAAYLRGMPNRIDLPSTEEVLTMLTAGFVLAYTDGAYSFLEVRRLGNTDQLETIKEATIHGPQLALSEDLETNISIIRQHYHSPSLYIETHQLNDKSRMAIALLYDEKEVDIEVLRRVKERLDALDEPLIQSSGDLAIRLTRRRFSLFPQSIVTERPDRIVYNLTGGKIVLLVDNSPFGIVLPIVFFDLMVSMEENYHTYFVSLFNTLLGWFGLFTCLLLPAFYVAITAFSPGILGTELTLSIAGSRIGVPYPSFIEALIMLLFVELLTEASVRLPKTINAAATTVGGLILGTAATEASLASNILIIVVAIVAISTFVIPNNELSFTVRLCRVFLIFFTTLFGMVGLVSGFLLLILHLTNLDSFGKPYLRIGWRSKRSEKQVSSE, translated from the coding sequence ATGGCTGACAGCAAACAGCAGACAATGCCGAAATTCATGAAGACACTTACTGATGCGCTCCCCAAGTCCTATGATGTGCTGCATGTGCCCCTCTCCAGCAATGGGCAGTCCGCACAGCTGCTGTATTTGAAGACCGTTGTGGACGGGGCGGTACTTCAGGAAACGATCATCAAGCCTTTCTTCGAGACTGCTGATGAAAGGATGTTTGCTGCGTATCTCCGCGGAATGCCGAACCGGATCGACTTGCCGAGCACCGAAGAAGTCCTGACGATGCTGACAGCTGGGTTTGTCCTTGCTTATACCGATGGTGCCTATAGTTTTCTGGAGGTCCGGAGGCTCGGCAATACGGATCAATTGGAGACAATCAAGGAAGCGACCATCCATGGACCGCAGCTCGCGCTGAGCGAAGATTTAGAGACGAATATAAGCATCATACGGCAGCACTACCATTCACCCAGCCTCTACATCGAAACCCACCAGCTGAACGACAAAAGCCGGATGGCGATCGCACTTCTGTATGACGAAAAAGAAGTTGATATCGAAGTGCTGCGCCGTGTGAAAGAACGTCTCGACGCGCTAGATGAGCCGCTAATACAGTCTTCGGGTGACTTGGCCATCCGTCTCACGAGACGACGTTTTTCACTGTTTCCTCAATCGATTGTCACCGAGCGTCCGGATCGTATCGTCTACAATCTTACAGGTGGTAAGATCGTCCTCCTCGTCGATAATTCCCCCTTCGGCATCGTCCTGCCGATTGTCTTTTTCGATTTGATGGTCTCCATGGAAGAGAACTACCATACCTACTTCGTCTCTTTGTTCAACACACTTCTCGGATGGTTTGGTCTGTTCACCTGCCTGTTGCTGCCGGCCTTCTATGTAGCTATTACAGCTTTTTCACCTGGCATACTCGGGACGGAACTGACGCTGTCCATTGCAGGAAGCCGAATCGGTGTCCCGTATCCGTCGTTCATCGAAGCGCTCATCATGCTGCTGTTCGTCGAACTGCTGACCGAAGCGAGTGTGCGTCTTCCGAAGACTATCAACGCTGCGGCAACGACGGTAGGCGGACTGATTCTGGGCACCGCGGCCACGGAAGCTTCACTAGCTTCCAACATTCTAATCATCGTCGTTGCGATTGTCGCCATCTCGACATTTGTCATCCCCAACAATGAGCTAAGTTTTACGGTACGCCTCTGCCGGGTCTTCCTGATTTTTTTTACAACGCTGTTCGGCATGGTCGGACTCGTGTCCGGTTTCCTGTTGCTGATTTTGCACCTGACGAATCTTGACAGCTTCGGAAAGCCGTATCTGCGGATTGGCTGGCGGAGCAAGCGCAGTGAAAAGCAGGTGAGCAGTGAATGA
- a CDS encoding Ger(x)C family spore germination protein, which translates to MKKQALCVGFLCLLLLPLLSGCGYKGVDKRSFVVGMGIDPAHDSEHKYRVTVKVAKPISALKNATETEYAFLTQESDSVAEAIRFLETKDDKLLDFSQAKILALNEELLQGDLFELMDYVVRRGDMQLVLYVLVARPDAEQVLRGQPTLESAGENALYNFFDGTGTESPFVTTTFLFEFRRDYDTKGLSSVLPIVIGKENGKELEVNKAIVLKNSVPPVVLSSTETKLYNTLYKGANGYGYRIENDGYKFLLTIDRAKMKIKMKVDGTGQPTAKVSVKLVGAVNESNKILYLNELDKYNKISEERLTEQLTGFLKNMQEKNVDPFGFGLKYRASRLNTDGTVEEWKKIYPELVFDVAVDVKLKSVGALQ; encoded by the coding sequence ATGAAAAAACAGGCACTGTGTGTTGGATTCCTCTGTCTGCTTCTGCTGCCGCTGCTGTCAGGCTGCGGATACAAAGGGGTCGACAAACGGTCGTTCGTAGTGGGAATGGGGATAGATCCGGCGCATGATTCCGAGCATAAGTACCGGGTCACCGTGAAAGTGGCAAAACCGATCTCTGCGCTCAAAAATGCAACCGAGACGGAATATGCCTTCCTTACGCAGGAGAGCGACTCCGTTGCGGAAGCCATCCGGTTCCTTGAGACAAAGGATGACAAATTGCTCGATTTCAGCCAGGCGAAAATACTGGCATTGAACGAGGAGCTGCTGCAAGGAGACTTATTTGAATTGATGGATTACGTGGTACGGCGAGGGGATATGCAGCTGGTCCTCTATGTATTGGTCGCCCGTCCTGACGCTGAACAAGTTTTACGGGGACAGCCGACACTGGAGTCAGCAGGGGAAAATGCACTGTACAACTTCTTTGACGGCACAGGGACGGAGAGCCCGTTTGTAACGACGACGTTCCTCTTTGAATTCCGCCGCGACTACGACACGAAAGGACTGAGTTCTGTGCTGCCCATCGTGATCGGAAAAGAGAACGGAAAGGAACTCGAAGTGAACAAAGCCATCGTCCTGAAAAACTCCGTTCCCCCAGTCGTCTTATCTTCCACCGAGACCAAACTGTACAATACCTTATACAAAGGTGCGAACGGCTACGGATACCGCATCGAGAATGACGGATACAAGTTTCTCCTGACCATTGACCGGGCTAAGATGAAAATCAAGATGAAGGTCGATGGGACCGGACAGCCGACCGCGAAAGTTTCTGTAAAGTTGGTCGGTGCCGTCAACGAGTCGAATAAGATCCTTTACTTGAATGAGCTGGATAAGTACAACAAGATTTCAGAAGAGCGGCTCACAGAGCAGCTCACCGGCTTTTTGAAGAACATGCAGGAGAAGAACGTCGATCCGTTCGGCTTCGGGCTGAAATACAGAGCGTCCCGGCTGAACACCGACGGGACGGTCGAGGAATGGAAAAAAATCTACCCTGAACTGGTATTCGATGTCGCGGTCGATGTGAAACTGAAGTCGGTCGGTGCACTGCAATAA
- a CDS encoding YerC/YecD family TrpR-related protein, producing MLEKIRNDRTDQLFRAILELQTIEECYAFFDDLCTIGEVQSLSQRLDVAVMLKKKQTYDTIQTETGASTATISRIRRCVDYGSGGYNLIVDRLGASGRPSSETNE from the coding sequence ATGCTCGAAAAAATCAGGAACGACCGGACAGATCAGCTTTTCCGCGCAATATTAGAATTACAGACAATCGAAGAATGCTATGCGTTCTTCGACGATCTATGCACGATCGGCGAAGTGCAGTCGCTGTCCCAGCGGCTGGATGTCGCCGTCATGTTGAAAAAGAAGCAGACGTACGACACTATCCAGACGGAGACCGGTGCAAGTACAGCGACAATCTCACGGATCCGGCGCTGTGTCGACTATGGATCTGGCGGCTACAATCTGATCGTCGACCGGCTTGGCGCCAGTGGCCGGCCTTCATCTGAAACGAACGAATGA
- a CDS encoding adenine deaminase C-terminal domain-containing protein: MWTAEEIASQIAVIDGKEAPDLLIENATYLHSVLKKWKTGTIWVKHGRILYIGDRLPAVTEGAERFNAADKWIVPGYIEPHVHPFQLYNPESFAQFAAQHGTTAFLADTLMLLMAVDRPNAFSLLDQLKKLPFSFYWWARFDSQTVLRNEAELFAPDQVEQWLKRDDVLMGGELTGWPRLLKGDMAMTASMRLAKQYGKKIEGHFPGASERTLARMRLFGADGDHESMTAEEAEMRLQQGYAVTLRESSIRPDLKPLLEGILAKGLDVFDHLMMTTDGSPPLFHEDGVMDKCIRIALEAGVEPIDAYQMASYNIARYYGIDDLHSVLAPGRFATFNFLTDIREPNPEDVLSKGVWLKRGGKACMTFQEADWSAVPDLELDFDLTADDLAVAQPTGIRMLNDVITKPYESEADIQGETLSDDHDECFLALIDRNGKWRVNTMLKGFADGLQGLASSYSNTGDFILIGKDKQEMIRAFRRVKEIGGGIVLTENGAVLRELPLPIGGSLSDQPVEIIREQERTLKEDLKARGYDKGDAIYSLLFLQSTHLPYVRITQAGVLDVMRNAELIPTTKR; encoded by the coding sequence ATGTGGACTGCTGAAGAAATCGCTTCGCAGATCGCCGTCATCGACGGAAAAGAAGCTCCGGATCTGCTTATTGAAAATGCTACATACTTACACTCAGTCTTGAAAAAGTGGAAGACCGGCACAATCTGGGTCAAGCACGGACGGATTCTGTACATAGGAGACCGGCTGCCCGCTGTAACGGAAGGCGCTGAACGGTTCAATGCTGCGGACAAGTGGATTGTGCCCGGCTATATCGAGCCCCATGTCCATCCGTTCCAGCTCTATAACCCGGAATCGTTCGCGCAGTTCGCAGCCCAGCACGGCACGACGGCGTTCCTGGCGGATACACTCATGCTGCTGATGGCGGTCGACCGGCCGAACGCGTTCAGCCTGCTCGATCAGCTGAAGAAGCTGCCGTTCTCGTTCTATTGGTGGGCGCGGTTCGATTCGCAGACTGTCCTCCGGAATGAGGCGGAACTGTTCGCGCCTGACCAGGTGGAGCAGTGGCTGAAGCGGGATGATGTACTGATGGGCGGGGAACTGACCGGCTGGCCGCGCTTGCTGAAAGGTGATATGGCCATGACGGCTTCCATGAGGCTTGCAAAACAATACGGCAAAAAGATCGAAGGTCATTTCCCGGGTGCTTCGGAACGGACACTTGCCCGCATGCGGCTGTTCGGAGCGGACGGCGACCACGAATCGATGACGGCGGAGGAAGCCGAGATGCGGCTGCAGCAAGGGTATGCCGTCACGCTGCGCGAATCGTCCATCCGCCCGGATCTGAAACCGCTGCTGGAAGGGATCCTCGCAAAAGGGCTCGACGTCTTCGATCATCTTATGATGACGACGGACGGCTCGCCGCCTCTTTTCCATGAGGACGGAGTGATGGACAAATGCATTAGGATCGCCTTGGAAGCGGGCGTGGAGCCGATCGATGCCTATCAGATGGCGTCTTATAATATCGCACGGTATTACGGCATCGATGACTTGCATAGTGTACTGGCACCCGGCCGTTTTGCGACGTTCAATTTCCTGACGGATATCCGCGAGCCGAACCCGGAAGATGTCCTGTCGAAAGGCGTCTGGCTGAAGCGCGGCGGCAAGGCGTGCATGACGTTCCAGGAAGCCGACTGGTCTGCGGTCCCCGATCTGGAACTGGACTTCGATCTGACGGCAGACGATCTTGCAGTGGCGCAACCGACCGGCATCCGCATGCTGAATGATGTCATCACGAAGCCATATGAGTCCGAAGCGGACATCCAGGGTGAGACGCTCAGTGATGATCATGATGAATGCTTCCTTGCGCTCATCGACCGCAACGGGAAATGGCGGGTGAATACGATGCTGAAAGGTTTCGCGGATGGACTGCAGGGACTTGCCTCCTCCTATTCGAATACAGGTGATTTTATCCTGATCGGTAAAGATAAGCAGGAGATGATTCGGGCGTTCCGCCGCGTGAAAGAGATCGGCGGCGGCATCGTCCTCACGGAGAATGGAGCTGTGCTGCGGGAACTTCCGCTGCCGATCGGCGGAAGCCTGTCCGACCAGCCCGTCGAAATCATCCGTGAACAGGAACGGACACTGAAAGAGGATCTGAAAGCGCGCGGGTACGACAAAGGGGATGCCATCTACAGCCTGCTCTTCCTGCAGTCCACCCATCTGCCGTATGTACGCATCACCCAGGCCGGCGTACTCGATGTCATGCGGAACGCCGAACTGATTCCGACGACAAAACGATAG
- the purB gene encoding adenylosuccinate lyase, which produces MIERYTRPEMGAIWADENKYKAWLEVEILASEAWAELGDVPKEDVEKIRKNAGFSVERILEIEQETRHDVVAFTRAVSETLGDERKWVHYGLTSTDVVDTALSYLLLQANEILRRDLVRFIDILAEKAKEHKYTVMMGRTHGVHAEPTTFGLKLALWHEEMKRNLERFDAAAASVQAGKISGAVGTYANVDPYVEEYVCRKLGLTPASVSTQTLQRDRHAQYMSTLALIATSIEKFAVEIRGLQKSETREVEEFFAKGQKGSSAMPHKRNPIGSENMAGLSRLMRGYMMTAYENVPLWHERDISHSSAERVILPDATIVLNYMLNRFGNIVKNLTVYPDNMKRNMDRTHGLIYSQRVLLSLIDKGMSREAAYDTVQPLTMQAWDEQRSFQELVKGSQPITERLSEEEIDGCFDYNYHLQKIDMIFERIGLS; this is translated from the coding sequence ATGATAGAGCGGTATACACGGCCCGAAATGGGCGCAATCTGGGCAGATGAAAATAAATATAAAGCATGGCTGGAAGTGGAGATTCTCGCCAGTGAAGCGTGGGCTGAGCTTGGGGATGTCCCGAAAGAAGACGTTGAGAAGATCAGGAAGAATGCCGGATTCTCCGTAGAACGGATCCTGGAAATCGAACAGGAGACCCGACATGATGTCGTCGCGTTCACCCGCGCAGTATCGGAAACATTAGGGGACGAACGGAAGTGGGTCCATTATGGTCTTACGTCTACCGATGTCGTCGATACGGCACTGTCGTATCTGCTGCTGCAGGCGAACGAAATATTACGGAGAGACCTCGTCCGGTTCATCGACATCCTGGCGGAGAAAGCGAAGGAGCACAAATATACAGTCATGATGGGACGCACACACGGCGTCCATGCGGAACCGACAACGTTCGGTCTGAAGCTCGCCCTCTGGCACGAAGAGATGAAGCGGAACCTGGAGCGCTTCGATGCGGCTGCCGCTTCCGTCCAGGCGGGCAAGATCTCAGGCGCGGTCGGCACGTATGCGAATGTCGACCCGTATGTGGAAGAGTATGTCTGCCGCAAGCTCGGGCTGACACCGGCTTCCGTGTCAACGCAGACACTGCAGCGTGACCGCCATGCCCAGTATATGTCGACGCTTGCATTGATCGCGACATCAATTGAAAAGTTTGCTGTGGAAATCCGCGGGCTGCAGAAGTCGGAAACCCGTGAGGTGGAAGAGTTCTTCGCAAAAGGCCAGAAGGGATCGTCCGCGATGCCGCACAAACGGAATCCGATCGGGTCGGAGAATATGGCCGGGCTGTCCCGTCTCATGCGCGGATATATGATGACGGCATATGAGAACGTACCGCTCTGGCATGAACGCGACATTTCCCATTCGTCTGCAGAGCGCGTCATTCTTCCGGATGCGACCATCGTGCTGAACTATATGCTGAACCGCTTCGGCAATATCGTGAAGAATTTGACGGTCTACCCGGACAACATGAAGCGCAACATGGACAGGACCCACGGGCTGATCTATTCGCAGCGTGTCCTGCTGTCGCTGATCGACAAAGGGATGTCCCGGGAAGCGGCATACGATACCGTGCAGCCCCTTACGATGCAGGCATGGGATGAACAGCGTTCCTTCCAGGAACTCGTGAAAGGCAGTCAGCCGATCACAGAGCGTCTCAGTGAAGAGGAAATCGATGGCTGTTTCGACTACAATTATCATTTGCAGAAAATCGACATGATTTTTGAACGGATCGGGCTCTCCTGA
- a CDS encoding NETI motif-containing protein, whose amino-acid sequence MSKRKTVWFQVDEQETISDCLDRMKAEGYLPAGRREEPLFEERDGEYVPIRQIIQLKGILAEGD is encoded by the coding sequence GTGAGTAAACGGAAAACAGTCTGGTTTCAAGTCGATGAGCAGGAAACCATTTCCGATTGCCTGGACCGCATGAAAGCGGAAGGCTATCTGCCGGCCGGGCGCCGGGAAGAGCCATTATTTGAAGAACGGGACGGCGAGTATGTCCCGATCCGCCAGATCATCCAGCTGAAGGGGATTTTGGCGGAAGGTGACTGA
- a CDS encoding DUF2179 domain-containing protein yields MNAWTLVLIIFVINIVYVSFSTVRMILTLKGYRYIAAMVSMVEVVVYVVGLGLVLDSLDQIQNLIAYAVGYGSGVIIGTKIEEKMALGYITVNVITDEINRELATTLRAKGYGVTDWAAHGLEGNRSAMQILTPRKYELKLYTTIAELDPKAFIISYEPKTIRGGFWVKSIKKGKLFK; encoded by the coding sequence ATGAATGCGTGGACGCTGGTGCTGATCATCTTTGTGATCAACATCGTATATGTGTCGTTCTCCACAGTACGGATGATTTTGACACTGAAAGGCTACCGCTATATTGCCGCGATGGTCAGTATGGTCGAAGTAGTGGTCTATGTCGTCGGATTGGGGCTTGTTCTGGACAGCCTGGATCAAATCCAGAATCTGATCGCCTATGCCGTCGGGTACGGATCGGGTGTTATTATCGGAACCAAAATTGAAGAAAAGATGGCGCTTGGCTACATAACGGTGAATGTCATAACCGATGAAATCAACCGTGAGCTTGCAACGACGCTGCGGGCAAAGGGATATGGTGTGACGGATTGGGCAGCCCATGGGCTGGAAGGCAATCGGTCGGCTATGCAAATTTTGACACCGCGTAAATATGAGCTGAAGCTGTATACTACGATTGCGGAGCTTGATCCGAAAGCATTCATTATTTCATATGAGCCAAAAACGATAAGAGGCGGTTTCTGGGTCAAGAGCATCAAGAAGGGGAAATTATTCAAGTGA
- a CDS encoding DUF3048 domain-containing protein: MNVTKLAAAALVSTALLLTGCTQKNESEAAAPKDGQDVGAKTEQAEQAVLAAAPFTGMEGEAFPMRPILATINNHPLARPQSGLSKADIVYEVLAEGNITRFLALYQSGLPDEIGPIRSARDYFIDIAEGLDAFYIAHGYSPDARDLLAQNTVDAINGMQYDGTYFERSRERKAPHNSYISKAHIEEAMADLQIDGTIRKEPHLSFHPDAESAKLGEIAATVVVGQKDPNFTSTYTFDPEAHTYTREVNGILTTDKADDTTITPANVLVIEAPYETIDSEGRQSLDLSKGGPAILFQNGVALDTEWKVLDGVIMPVQHGVPAKLVPGQTWVHIVPEQSIGRSVTYTP, translated from the coding sequence ATGAACGTAACGAAATTAGCTGCCGCCGCGCTGGTCAGCACAGCTCTGCTGCTGACAGGATGCACGCAGAAGAATGAAAGTGAAGCTGCAGCCCCGAAAGACGGACAAGACGTAGGTGCCAAGACTGAACAGGCTGAACAGGCTGTTCTCGCCGCAGCACCATTTACAGGTATGGAGGGAGAGGCATTCCCGATGCGGCCGATCCTCGCCACCATCAACAACCATCCGCTTGCCCGGCCGCAATCCGGTCTCAGCAAAGCGGACATCGTCTATGAAGTACTGGCAGAAGGGAATATCACACGGTTTCTCGCCCTGTATCAGAGCGGACTTCCTGACGAAATCGGTCCGATCCGCAGCGCCCGTGATTACTTCATCGACATTGCGGAAGGGTTGGATGCATTCTACATTGCCCATGGCTACAGTCCGGACGCCCGGGATCTGCTGGCACAGAACACCGTCGACGCCATCAACGGCATGCAGTACGACGGCACGTACTTCGAGCGGTCGCGTGAACGGAAAGCGCCGCATAACTCCTATATATCGAAAGCCCACATTGAGGAAGCGATGGCAGATCTGCAAATCGACGGAACGATCCGCAAAGAGCCTCATCTGTCGTTCCATCCCGATGCGGAAAGTGCTAAACTGGGGGAGATTGCAGCAACTGTTGTCGTGGGCCAGAAAGATCCGAATTTCACGAGCACCTATACATTCGATCCGGAAGCCCACACGTATACGAGGGAAGTCAACGGCATCCTCACAACCGACAAAGCAGACGACACGACCATCACACCGGCCAACGTCCTTGTGATCGAAGCGCCGTACGAAACGATCGACAGCGAGGGGCGGCAGTCACTCGATCTGTCGAAAGGCGGCCCGGCGATATTATTCCAGAACGGCGTCGCACTGGATACGGAATGGAAGGTGCTCGATGGTGTGATCATGCCGGTCCAGCATGGGGTGCCGGCCAAACTGGTTCCCGGCCAGACGTGGGTCCACATCGTGCCGGAACAGTCGATCGGCCGATCCGTCACCTACACCCCGTAA
- a CDS encoding class I SAM-dependent methyltransferase, whose protein sequence is MDEKLTFDEGTATEYDKGIRRTLPTYDGLIRLSGSALRLYAGAEADVLLIGAGGGNELMEYAALYPGWTFTAADPSAPMLAEAKRKAASLAEGRVSFTAGSAADVPADKQFGAAACLLVLHFLETEDEKRKLLGQIRSRLAPGAPFVIASMTGDAASAEFDVQFALWRRHWLDRTSLSETQVDEMEKGIRALSFLPEEEIEQLLADAGFEQVTRFFQTTFFTAWVCRAAG, encoded by the coding sequence ATGGATGAAAAATTGACGTTCGACGAAGGAACAGCGACTGAATACGACAAAGGGATCCGGCGGACGCTCCCGACCTATGACGGGCTCATCCGGCTGTCGGGCTCGGCATTGCGGCTGTATGCAGGGGCGGAAGCGGATGTCCTGCTCATCGGTGCGGGCGGCGGCAACGAACTCATGGAGTATGCCGCACTCTACCCGGGATGGACCTTTACAGCGGCGGATCCTTCGGCGCCGATGCTTGCTGAAGCCAAGAGGAAAGCTGCTTCCCTTGCCGAAGGACGCGTTTCGTTCACTGCAGGCTCCGCTGCCGATGTGCCGGCGGACAAGCAGTTCGGCGCGGCGGCCTGTCTGCTTGTACTGCATTTCCTTGAGACGGAGGATGAAAAACGGAAACTGCTCGGCCAGATCCGCTCACGGCTGGCTCCCGGCGCTCCCTTTGTCATCGCATCGATGACGGGGGATGCCGCCTCTGCTGAATTTGACGTGCAGTTCGCTCTTTGGCGCCGGCATTGGCTCGACCGGACTTCGCTCAGCGAAACGCAGGTCGATGAGATGGAAAAAGGCATCCGCGCGCTGTCCTTTCTCCCCGAAGAAGAGATTGAACAGCTACTGGCGGATGCCGGCTTCGAACAGGTCACGCGTTTCTTCCAGACGACGTTCTTCACAGCCTGGGTATGCCGGGCGGCAGGGTAA
- a CDS encoding heptaprenylglyceryl phosphate synthase has protein sequence MDYHNWRHAFKLDPAKTIHDDELEKLAESGTDGIIVGGTDGITLEGVLHLLARLRRYAVPLALEVSDADAVTFGYDYYFIPTVLNANDVKWMNGVHLEALKEFGHMMKWEEVAAEGYCILNPDCKAAQLTGATQPLTKEDVTAYARMAEHLFRFPIFYMEYSGMYGDPQMVSAAASVLEETKLVYGGGITSAGQAAEMAAIADTVVVGNVIYDDLKTALATVDAVKSVAAPK, from the coding sequence ATGGACTATCATAATTGGCGACACGCCTTTAAATTGGACCCCGCAAAAACGATTCACGACGATGAACTGGAAAAACTCGCGGAGTCAGGGACGGACGGCATCATCGTCGGCGGGACGGACGGCATCACGCTCGAAGGTGTGCTCCATCTGCTTGCCCGGCTCCGCCGTTACGCTGTGCCGCTCGCGCTCGAAGTCTCGGACGCGGATGCCGTGACGTTCGGATATGATTACTATTTCATCCCGACGGTGCTGAATGCAAATGACGTGAAGTGGATGAACGGTGTCCACTTGGAGGCCTTGAAGGAATTCGGCCATATGATGAAATGGGAAGAGGTGGCGGCGGAAGGGTACTGCATTCTGAACCCGGACTGCAAAGCTGCACAGCTGACCGGGGCAACGCAGCCTCTGACGAAAGAGGACGTCACCGCATATGCCCGTATGGCGGAGCATCTGTTCCGCTTCCCGATCTTCTATATGGAATACAGCGGCATGTACGGCGATCCGCAGATGGTCAGCGCGGCGGCGTCCGTCCTCGAGGAGACGAAGCTCGTGTACGGCGGCGGCATCACATCAGCCGGACAAGCTGCGGAAATGGCGGCCATCGCCGACACAGTCGTCGTCGGCAACGTCATCTATGATGATCTGAAAACCGCACTGGCAACTGTCGATGCCGTGAAATCCGTGGCAGCCCCTAAGTGA
- a CDS encoding GerAB/ArcD/ProY family transporter translates to MSRFLYYLIFTNMLAIITTPIPRLLLQDAKEGAIASMILGAAAGIAFTWIIVRFFSNHPGMDLPDLLVSYTSDWFRILVTFYFALLWYLAGAITLVMTVFLLITFLTPEMSIYTITASLLVTVYFGVLLKTKSVLFSLEIVFVLMVPFGVLMLLKLFTSDELNWDQIQLSIMHINRLPTFTAFTSTFFMFIGCANLIIFNKYFKEKQRLSPWSLGIVLLFGALMLATSYFFPIGLSGFDRIDQLIFPWISSADAIRMKYGLVERVVFIFMFIFVTIAFMSIIIHWHVAYKLINSVFRPGFLQVNQQNFAPFVLVFLFLAVGTVLVVRMTQYDIYHYSIYYYNTLPVFIAVFFLMMFAVRKGASSS, encoded by the coding sequence ATGAGCCGGTTTCTATATTATTTGATATTTACCAATATGCTTGCCATCATCACAACGCCGATTCCACGTCTACTGCTGCAGGATGCCAAGGAAGGTGCGATAGCTTCAATGATTCTCGGTGCAGCGGCAGGCATCGCCTTCACGTGGATCATTGTCCGCTTCTTTTCAAATCATCCAGGGATGGATCTTCCTGATCTGCTCGTTTCGTACACCTCCGACTGGTTCCGAATTCTTGTGACCTTCTACTTTGCCCTGCTCTGGTATCTCGCAGGAGCCATCACACTTGTAATGACCGTCTTCCTGCTCATCACCTTCCTGACACCTGAAATGTCGATCTATACGATAACTGCATCCCTCTTGGTCACCGTCTATTTCGGTGTCCTCCTGAAAACGAAAAGTGTACTCTTCAGTTTGGAAATTGTTTTCGTCTTGATGGTTCCTTTTGGGGTATTGATGTTGTTGAAGCTATTTACCAGTGATGAGCTGAATTGGGATCAGATACAGCTGAGTATTATGCATATCAATAGACTGCCGACTTTCACAGCTTTCACGTCCACTTTCTTCATGTTTATCGGATGTGCAAATCTGATCATATTCAATAAGTATTTCAAGGAGAAGCAGCGTCTTTCCCCTTGGTCACTCGGTATTGTCCTCCTGTTCGGTGCCTTGATGCTTGCGACTTCCTACTTCTTCCCGATCGGCCTATCTGGTTTCGACAGAATTGACCAGCTCATCTTTCCCTGGATCTCGTCAGCGGACGCCATCCGCATGAAATATGGATTAGTGGAGCGGGTCGTATTCATTTTCATGTTCATCTTCGTGACGATCGCTTTCATGAGTATCATCATCCACTGGCATGTCGCCTATAAACTCATCAATAGCGTCTTCCGGCCCGGTTTCCTTCAGGTGAACCAGCAGAACTTCGCTCCCTTCGTACTCGTCTTCTTATTCTTGGCAGTCGGTACGGTGCTCGTTGTCAGGATGACGCAATATGATATTTATCACTACAGCATCTACTATTACAATACGCTTCCCGTATTCATCGCCGTCTTCTTTCTGATGATGTTTGCGGTCAGGAAAGGAGCGTCCTCCTCATGA